In Drosophila yakuba strain Tai18E2 chromosome 2R, Prin_Dyak_Tai18E2_2.1, whole genome shotgun sequence, a single genomic region encodes these proteins:
- the LOC6529340 gene encoding glutamate transporter polyphemus isoform X7: MEPKPQDQAQNRDDPGPQNEPPTIVQSMTSFYIYNPYEKRSVEVPLTNCDAFISLLKCVIGTGILAMPLAFRCSGFVVGAVMSILLMILLTYSIHLLVYSWHDGVLSEASGSSSFHAGGREDCLRGGSQVGQLLWPGR; the protein is encoded by the exons ATGGAGCCAAAGCCGCAGGATCAGGCCCAAAACCGGGACGATCCTGGCCCGCAAAATGAGCCGCCGACCAtagt CCAGTCCATGACCTCTTTCTACATCTACAATCCGTACGAGAAGCGCAGTGTGGAGGTGCCCCTAAC TAACTGTGACGCCTTCATTTCCCTGCTGAAATGTGTGATTGGAACGGGCATCCTGGCGATGCCTTTGGCCTTCCGGTGCTCGGGATTCGTGGTGGGCGCTGTGATGTCCATTCTACTGATGATACTTCTGACGTACTCCATCCACTTGCTGGTCT ATAGCTGGCATGACGGAGTGCTGTCGGAGGCGTCTGGTTCCTCAAGTTTCCATGCCGGAGGCCGTGAGGATTGCCTACGAGGAGGGTCCCAAGTGGGTCAATTGCTTTGGCCGGGCCGCTAG
- the LOC6529340 gene encoding glutamate transporter polyphemus isoform X8: MEPKPQDQAQNRDDPGPQNEPPTIVQSMTSFYIYNPYEKRSVEVPLTNCDAFISLLKCVIGTGILAMPLAFRCSGFVVGAVMSILLMILLTYSIHLLLA; the protein is encoded by the exons ATGGAGCCAAAGCCGCAGGATCAGGCCCAAAACCGGGACGATCCTGGCCCGCAAAATGAGCCGCCGACCAtagt CCAGTCCATGACCTCTTTCTACATCTACAATCCGTACGAGAAGCGCAGTGTGGAGGTGCCCCTAAC TAACTGTGACGCCTTCATTTCCCTGCTGAAATGTGTGATTGGAACGGGCATCCTGGCGATGCCTTTGGCCTTCCGGTGCTCGGGATTCGTGGTGGGCGCTGTGATGTCCATTCTACTGATGATACTTCTGACGTACTCCATCCACTTGCTG CTGGCATGA
- the LOC6529341 gene encoding DNA-directed RNA polymerases I, II, and III subunit RPABC1, which produces MDDEAETYKLWRIRKTIMQLSHDRGYLVTQDELDQTLEQFKEMFGDKPSEKRPARSDLIVLVAHNDDPTDQMFVFFPEEPKIGIKTIKTYCTRMQEENIHRAIVVVQGGMTPSAKQSLVDMAPKYILEQFLESELLINITEHELVPEHVVMTVEEKQELLSRYKLKENMLMRIQAGDPVARYFGLKRGQVVKIIRSSETAGRYISYRLVC; this is translated from the coding sequence ATGGACGATGAAGCGGAAACCTACAAGCTGTGGCGCATTCGCAAGACCATCATGCAGCTGAGCCACGATCGGGGTTACCTGGTGACCCAAGACGAGTTGGACCAGACTCTGGAGCAGTTCAAGGAGATGTTTGGCGACAAGCCCAGCGAAAAGCGGCCTGCTCGCTCCGATTTGATAGTTTTGGTGGCCCACAATGACGATCCCACGGACCAGATGTTTGTCTTCTTCCCCGAGGAGCCAAAGATCGGCATCAAGACCATCAAGACGTACTGCACCCGTATGCAGGAAGAGAACATCCACCGGGCCATCGTTGTGGTTCAGGGCGGAATGACGCCCTCCGCCAAACAATCTCTCGTGGATATGGCCCCCAAGTACATCTTGGAGCAGTTCCTCGAATCCGAGCTGCTCATCAACATCACGGAGCACGAACTGGTCCCGGAGCACGTGGTCATGACCGTCGAAGAAAAACAGGAGCTGCTGAGCCGTTACAAACTGAAGGAGAACATGTTGATGAGGATCCAGGCGGGCGATCCCGTGGCCCGATACTTCGGACTCAAGCGCGGCCAGGTGGTTAAGATCATCCGTTCCTCTGAGACGGCGGGGCGGTACATATCCTACCGATTGGTGTGCTGA
- the LOC6529342 gene encoding NADH dehydrogenase [ubiquinone] 1 alpha subcomplex subunit 6 has product MAGREAVKRAVQQVRPILSVDREEARKRALNLYKAWYRQIPYIVMDYDIPMSVEQCRDKLREEFVKHRNVTDIRVIDMLVIKGQMELKESVEIWKQKGHIMRYWKESQEPKPTDFLSKFIQGVN; this is encoded by the exons atggCCGGACGTGAAGCCGTGAAGCGAGCCGTGCAGCAGGTGCGTCCCATCCTGTCCGTGGACCGGGAGGAGGCCCGCAAGCGTGCCCTCAATTTGTACAAGGCCTGGTACCGCCAGATTCCCTACATCG TCATGGACTACGACATTCCCATGTCCGTGGAACAGTGCCGGGACAAGCTTCGCGAGGAATTCGTAAAGCATCGCAATGTGACCGACATCCGGGTGATCGACATGCTGGTCATCAAG GGCCAAATGGAGCTTAAGGAATCCGTGGAGATCTGGAAACAGAAGGGCCATATCATGCGCTACTGGAAAGAGTCGCAGGAACCCAAGCCCACCGACTTCCTCTCAAAATTCATCCAGGGCGTTAATTAg
- the LOC6529343 gene encoding zinc finger protein 175: protein MGTCVTRDTVTLLLITKERYKIQYTLFAEHILKRLPQTDNPAQRSILINRSAMDAAVPGPALLAMNKLNKGSKCRACLSVDRKTVQLSAEVPNLQKSRTYAQSLKQCTNLDLRVISPGGYLWPMQICVRCCRALEVAMHFVEMALESNLKLQAEAKSIKLPSPTGELKRKASNETIPWNQFSQEFEQFVGGYEGATTGPIEENVLYMRGTKVPRLDVDASSSSKRAPKEDEVILFDVKYDTNDLEEEDENDGSDAKNNETFFENSITPGETVMVVSVAEKNGENNNNYSINNKNGDVTDEECDLIQRALEMTLNDDGCSQSPKKDPNNETQMKFNGIEVSSPLLIKLATTSSTMANIPILKCNICQYSHTDAEQLQIHYKSIHKISMIEDDIIGLNKNQNFKCRPCNSYETKDRNEMQKHLIEHHKIDGDFEMYCYMQANCPACDRIFKDQRSARKHYTRVHTPVQIAVSPTETYACTACDKVFNQKASLHSHQRFCQVKDVVHCSFCDQQFNSMRKYELHLQQLHAVETVHECEICRRSFKSAETLTMHRKRHSERHFQCSECSLNYVNSAELRVHYERAHVNDEPVSCLTCGNQFQNMTLLREHEQRSHQKSKVWRCEVCNFETKTRWRRRQHQYEHMDYPYKCQNCTSEFADRSKFRQHSKKMHGIELSDEQLAEMFREKKGYTNRHDAFNKSINSLEIPGLTEDCFTELESLGVDYDDITTDLFASSATLDNLLNLIP from the exons ATGGGAACATGTGTGACTCGAGACACGGTCACACTGCTTTTGATCACAAAAGAGCGGTATAAAATACAATACACATTGTTTGCCGAACATATTTTGAAACGCCTACCACAAACTGATAATCCAGCGCAGAGGAGCATCTTGATCAACCGCAGCGCCATGGACGCTGCCGTACCGGGTCCCGCGCTGCTGGCCATGAACAAGCTGAACAAGGGCTCCAAGTGTCGAGCGTGTCTATCGGTGGACCGGAAAACCGTGCAGTTGAGCGCCGAGGTGCCCAACCTGCAAAAAAGTCGGACCTACGCTCAGAGCCTGAAGCAGTGCACCAACCTGGACCTGCGGGTCATTAGTCCAGGTGGCTACCTGTGGCCCATGCAGATCTGCGTGCGGTGCTGTCGCGCCCTGGAGGTGGCTATGCACTTTGTCGAGATGGCCCTGGAGTCGAATCTCAAGCTCCAGGCCGAAGCTAAAAGCATAAAACTGCCTAGTCCCACTGGAGAACTTAAACGGAAGGCCAGCAACGAAACGATCCCCTGGAACCAGTTTAGCCAGGAGTTCGAGCAGTTTGTTGGGGGCTACGAGGGAGCGACTACGGGTCCCATCGAGGAGAATGTCCTCTACATGCGAGGAACCAAGGTGCCACGACTGGATGTCGACGCTTCATCGAGCAGCAAGAGGGCGCCGAAGGAAGATGAAG TAATTCTTTTTGATGTCAAGTACGACACCAATGATCTGGAGGAGGAAGACGAGAACGACGGCTCGGATGCCAAAAACAATGAGACCTTCTTTGAGAACAGTATTACACCTGGAGAGACTGTTATGGTCGTATCCGTCGCGGAAAAAAATGGTGAGAATAATAACAATTACAGTATCAATAACAAAAACGGCGATGTGACGGATGAGGAGTGTGACCTTATACAACGCGCTCTGGAGATGACTCTAAACGACGACGGTTGTAGCCAAAGTCCCAAGAAGGACCCCAACAATGAAACTCAGATGAAAT TTAATGGAATAGAGGTCTCATCTCCACTCTTAATTAAGCTGGCCACGACTAGCAGTACGATGGCCAATATACCCATTCTGAAATGCAACATCTGCCAATACTCGCATACCGATGCGGAGCAGCTACAAATTCATTACAAAAGTATTCACAAGATTTCTATGATCGAAGACGATATAATTGGTCTAAACAAAA ATCAAAACTTCAAGTGCCGACCTTGCAATAGTTATGAGACGAAAGACAGGAATGAAATGCAGAAGCATCTCATCGAACACCACAAAATAGATGGTGATTTTG AAATGTACTGCTATATGCAGGCGAATTGTCCGGCTTGCGACAGGATCTTTAAGGATCAGCGGTCGGCCAGGAAACATTACACCAGGGTGCACACTCCAGTGCAAATTGCTGTGTCGCCAACGGAAACATACGCCTGCACGGCATGCGACAAGGTGTTCAACCAGAAGGCCAGCCTGCACAGCCACCAGCGTTTCTGCCAGGTGAAGGATGTCGTGCACTGCAGCTTCTGCGATCAACAGTTTAACAGCATGCGCAAGTACGAGCTGCACTTGCAGCAACTCCATGCCGTGGAAACAGTACACGAGTGTGAGATCTGCCGGCGGAGCTTCAAGAGCGCCGAAACCCTAACCATGCATCGCAAGCGGCACTCGGAGAGGCACTTTCAGTGCAGTGAGTGCTCGCTTAACTACGTTAACTCGGCTGAGTTGCGAGTGCACTACGAACGAGCTCACGTCAACGATGAACCAGTGAGCTGCTTAACCTGTGGCAATCAATTCCAAAACATGACCTTGCTACGCGAGCACGAGCAAAGAAGTCACCAGAAGTCGAAGGTCTGGCGCTGTGAGGTGTGCAACTTTGAGACGAAGACCAGGTGGCGAAGGCGTCAGCATCAGTACGAGCACATGGATTACCCGTACAAGTGTCAAAATTGCACCAGCGAGTTTGCTGATCGCAGCAA ATTCCGCCAACATTCCAAGAAGATGCATGGCATCGAGCTGAGCGACGAGCAGTTGGCTGAAATGTTTCGCGAGAAGAAGGGCTACACGAATCGTCACGATGCATTTAACAAGTCGATCAACTCGCTGGAGATTCCAGGCCTCACGGAAGACTGTTTTACAGAGCTGGAGAGCCTGGGCGTGGATTATGACGACATAACTACAGATCTCTTTGCCAGCTCCGCCACTCTGGACAACCTGCTAAATTTAATACCTTAA
- the LOC6529344 gene encoding tigger transposable element-derived protein 6, translating to MLPGRVRKTRTLLTLEEKMEVIRSQERNKLTVRDLAKRFNIGKTQAADILKHKQSIKEGLLTGELKMNQMRRNPLSQRGAQIDEMCFDWFSRVRSENIPISGEMVREKAKQIAVELGYSNFSASSGWLEKWRKRHNIGYNATGDSLDLQEFEAILVKSEPISNKDDCDEPYPVTLIEPIYSTEEAMMQLARLKEFAKDDYVSYQQLLSLENQWSWKWNIFKKELP from the exons ATGCTACCGGGAAGAGTCAGGAAAACTAGAACACTGCTCACTTTGGAGGAGAAAATGGAGGTAATCCGGTCCCAGGAGCGAAATAAGCTAACGGTTCGGGATCTGGCTAAGAG ATTCAACATTGGGAAGACACAAGCAGCAGACATTTTGAAGCACAAACAGTCGATTAAAGAGGGTTTGTTGACCGGAGAACTGAAAATGAACCAGATGCGAAGGAATCCCCTCAGTCAGCGGGGCGCCCAGATCGATGAGATGTGCTTCGATTGGTTCTCGCGAGTTCGGAGCGAAAACATACCCATATCAGGGGAAATGGTCCGGGAGAAGGCCAAGCAGATAGCGGTGGAACTGGGCTACTCCAATTTCTCCGCATCCTCCGGATGGCTGGAGAAATGGCGGAAGCGACACAACATCGGTTACAATGCCACCGGTGACAGCCTGGATCTACAGGAGTTCGAGGCCATTCTGGTCAAAAGCGAACCCATATCGAATAAGGATGATTGTGATGAGCCTTATCCCGTGACTTTGATAGAGCCTATCTACTCCACCGAAGAGGCTATGATGCAGTTGGCCCGCCTAAAGGAATTCGCTAAGGATGACTATGTTTCCTACCAGCAGTTGCTCAGCCTGGAAAACCAGTGGAGCTGGAAGTGGAACATTTTTAAGAAGGAGCTTCCTTGA